Part of the Streptomyces sp. RFCAC02 genome is shown below.
ACGTGGTCACGCCCCGCTCGTCGCGTTCCTGGGGGAGGAGCGCCGTCGCCGGGTGCAGCCGTGCCGCGGCGGCCGTCGCGTCGAACCCGGCCGTGGCCGCGCGGAGCAGCGCCTCCGGGACCGTGACGCCGACCGTCCGCGCGGTGGGGTGGAGTTGGGACAGCAGGGCGTGATCGGACGCGTCGGCCGTCTCGCCGCCGTCCACCAGGGCGAGCACCGTGGCGTACTCGAGTTGCCTCGCCGACGTGTCCCCCACCGTGCGCCGGTCCCCGCGCGCCGCCGCGAGGCCGACGTCCGCCAGGTCGTCCCCGTTCGCCAGGTACGGCAGGACGAGGGCGGGATCGACGGCGGTGACGACGCCCACCAGGGAGATCCCCTCGCCCGCGTGCCGGGTGATGACGTCGACCACGCTCTCCGGTTCGACCGAGTCCCACAGTTCGACGACGGCGAGCCGGCACAGGCCCCCCGCGGCGAGCCGTTCCACCTCCGGCAGGAGGTCCTCGCGCAGGGCGCAGCACGGGCAGTTGTTCACGAGCGGGGCTTCGCCCCGGTCCAGTACGCCGTGGGCGTCGCGCACGGTCCTGGTGACGGACCCTCCGGTGGCCGTGGACAGGTCGTGGTGGAGGGCCGCGCCCGTGGGGACGGCGCGGAGCAGCGTCTCGACGACCGTGCGGCGCGCGTCCGCGTGGAGTCCGCCGACGATGACGACCGGCAGCATCAGCGGACTCCGCCGGCCTGCCGGGGACCCCGGGCCGGGTCGGTCGGCCCGGGGTGCGGGGGATGGGTTGCGAGCTTCATGGTGCGTGCCTTTCGTGGGCCGGGACGGCGCCGGCCGGCGTCCCGTCGGCTGATGACCTCAATCTACAGTAATGGTAATCATTTTCAGTAAGGGGTTCACCCCCCGTGGGGGTGCGGGCGGGGATGACTGGAAATGATTGTCGTTTCATATGGTCTAATGAGGCGTGTCATGGGCCTGACCCGCAGGGGGATGAGGAGGCGTTGCACGACATGGGAATCCGTACACGCCCGGGATGGCGCTCCGCCGTCGTCTGCGGGCTGGCCGCGGCGCTGGCCGCGGGGACGGTCGGTGCCGCGCGCGCCGACAGCGAGGGGGAGACTCCGCTGGTCCTGGAGCGCGGCCACATCGACGCGTTCGACGTGGCGGCCGACGGCGACCGGCTGCTCCTGCAGCTCAAGGAGGACGTGACCGGCTCGGGCGTGGTGCACGACCCCGAGGACGTCGTCCTGAAGGTCGGCGAGCACGCGTGGGCCTCGGGCATAGCCGACATCTACCCGGGAGCACCCGAGGCGTACGTCCTGCCGCTCACCCAGGACCCGGACCTGATCTGGCCCGGCTGGGACACGAACGGGGTCGCCGGCAGTGACTACACCGATGTGACGATCGACATCGAGGACGTGACCGGGCCGGGGACGGTCCACCTCTACAGCCTGTCCGTCTTCGGCGAGCCGGTGTCGCTCCTCGACGGGGGCGGCTACGAACTCCCGGGCGCCGTCCGCCAGAAGCAGCCGTCGCACACGCACGCCCAGTGGTCGTTCTCCGACGCGGGTGAGTACACCCTGACCGTCAGGGCCGTGGCGACCGACCCGGACAGCGGCGACTCCATCACCAGCGGCACCGAGACGTACACCTTCGCCGTGGGCGACTACGAGGAACCGGGCACGGCTTCGCTCACCCTGGACGGGCTGGCCGAGCAGTACCGGCCGGGGGACACCGTCGAACTGACGGCCGTTCCCGACGGGGCGACGGATGCCGGCGCGTACCACTGGTACACGCGGGAGCCCGGGGGCGAATGGGTCCGCGACGACACGGCGACGGGTCCGGAGTACGGCTTCCGGGTCGATGAGGAGGACGACGGCCGTCAGGTCCACGCGCGGCTCGACGACGCGGAGGGGAACGAGATCGCGACCTCACCCGCCGTCACCGTGCGCGTCAGCGCCGACGACGACCCGCCGTCCGGCGACCCGCCGACGGATGAGCCGACGGACGACGCCCCGCCGGCCACCGCACCGGCGACTCCCACGACCCCGCCCGCCGACGACGGCACCGAGCCCGCCCCGGACGACTCCGGGCAGCAGGACGACGACACCGGCGGCGACACCGGTACCCCGTCCGCCGCCCAGGAGCCGACCGACCCGAAGTGCTACCCCGTCGAGGAGAGCGGCGACGCGGACGGCAGCGGCACGGAGGGCGGCGCGGCCGAGCGCCTCGTCCTCGACCACGGGCACATCGACGCCTTCGACGTCGCCGAGGACGGCGGCGAACTGGTCCTCACGCTCAAGGAGGACGTGACCGGCGCCGACGTCGTGCACGAACCGGGCGACGTCGTCCTGCACGTCAAGCCGGAGGCCCTCGTCGACACCATCCCCGCCGGCTATCCGGGCAGCCCCACCGGCTACCTCCTGCCGCTCACCCAGGACCCCGACCTGATCTGGCCCGGCTGGGACACGAACGGGGTCGCCGGCGGCGACCACACCGACGTCAGCATCACCGTCACGGAGGTCGAGGGACCGGGACAGGTCTTCCTCTACTCCACCACCACGTTCGGCGGCGCGTCCTCCCTCCTGGAGGGCGGCGGATACGAACTCCCCGGCACGGTCCGCGAGGAGACGCCCGCGCACACCCACGCGCAGTGGACGTTCTCCGAGGAGGGCGAGTACACGCTGTCCGTCAGGGCCGTGGCGACCGACCCGGACAGCGGCGAGTCGATCAGCAGCTCCACGGAGACCTACACCTTCGCCGTGGGCGACCTGCCCGAGGACACCGGGACGCCCGTGGCCGACGACACGCAGGACACCGTGGCCGGCAGGACGGCCGACGGCGAGGAGTGCGACCCGGGCACCGACCCCGCGGCGGACAGCGGCCCCGGCGGGTCGCTCGCCAGCACGGGTTCGGGCATCGGCCCCTCGGCCCTCGCCCTGTGCGGGGCGCTGCTGGTGACGGGCGCCGCGGCGGTCACGTTCGCGAGGCGCCGCCGCGCGGCCCGCGGCTGAGGCACACGACGACACACCGCGGCCCGGCGCCGGGAAGGAACGTCTCCCCGCCGCCGGGCCGCGGTCCGATGGAGGAAGGGAACACCGTGCGGCACGCACACCGGCGCGCGACGACCGCGCTCGCTCTCGCCGGGACGACGGCACTCCTGGCGAGCGGCTGCGGCGCGGTGACCGCGACCGAGGACGACGGCCGTCTCGACGTGGTCACGACCACCGGCATCCTGGCCGACCTCGCCCGCAACGTCGGTGGCGACCTCGTGGACGTGCGCTCACTCGTCCCGGAAGGAGGAGACCCGCACGCGTACGAACCCTCGCTGCGCGACGTGCGGGACATCGTCTACGCCGACGCCGCCTTCAGCAACTACCTGCTGCTGGAGGAGCAAAACCTGATCCGCGCCGTCGACGCCAACCTGCCCGACGGCGTGCCGAACGTCTCCCTGGCGGAACGGGCGGGACAGTACGCGGCGGAGATCATCCCCCTCGTCGAGAACCCGAACCTGGACACCATCTGGCTCGGCCTCCGCGTGCGCGGCACGGGCGAGACGCTCGGCGCCGACCGCTCGTCGGAAGTACGCCTCAAGGCGACCGGCCTGTCGGGCCCCGGCGACGTGGTCGGCTATGTGACGGAGACCTTCGGCGAGCCGAACGTCTTCTTCGACTCCTCCGACGGCTTCGACGAGGGGGACGGCTACCAGGACGACTCAGCGCTGCTCCCGCCGGACGCCCACACGCACATGAGCTGGGCGTTCACGGAACCGGGCACCTACCGCCTGTCCGTCGCGGCCGAGCTGGTCACCGGCCCGGGGGAACGCCCCGTCGCTCTGGGGAGCACCACGATCACCTTCGCCGTGGGCGTCGACCCGCACGCCCTGCCCGGCATGGCGGACGCGACCGTCCTCGGCAGCGGGCACGCGGACGTGACCGTCGACCTCGACCCCGACGACCCCGACCTGCCCCTCTACCTGTACGCCGACCCCGCCGGCGGCGGCGACCTGCGCCAGGAGACGTACGCGGCCGACAGCACGGTCATCGAGGTGCCGGGCAAGGCCCTCACCGAGGTGCCGGGCGACCCCGCGTTCCGCATGCTCGGCCGCCCCGGCGACGACATCCACCAGCTCCCGCAGGCCGTCCTCGGCAGCCACGTCCACGGCGAGATCGACCCGCACCTGTGGCAGAACGTCCGCAACGCCATGGCCTACGTGAAGGTCATCCGCGACACGCTCATCGAGATCGACCCGGACAACGCGGTGGCCTACCGCGCCAACGCGGACACCTACCTCGACGAGCTGACCGGACTCGACGCCTACGTGGCGCGGACGATCGGCGAGATCCCGCCGTCCCAGCGCTACCTGGTCACCACCCACGACGCGTTCGGCTACCTCGGCGACGCGTACGGCGTGACCATCGCGGGCTTCGTCACGCCGAACCCGGCCACCGAACCGAGCCTCGCGGAACGCCGCCGGCTGAGCGAGACGATCGCCAACCTGCGGGTGCGCGCCGTGTTCCTCGAACCCAACCTGGCGTCGCGGTCCAGCACGCTCACCCAGGTCGCCGACGAACAGGGCGTCCAGGTCTGCACGATCTACGGCGACTCCTTCGACGAGGACGTCGGCAGCTACGTCGAGATGATGCGCGCCAACGCCGACTCGCTGCGCGCGTGCCTCGCCTGACGGACACCCCAGCGGCACGACCCACCACCGCCCACCCCGACACCGACAGGAAGACCATGCCCATACGCACCGCGCGACCACGGGCGCGTCACCCGCGGGGGCGACGCACGGCACCGGCCGCCGGGTCCCTCCGCCGCGCCCTGCCGGCCGCCGTGCTCCTCGCGCTCGCGCCCGGAACCGCGCTGGCCGCCACGGAGGACCCGACCGCACCGGCCGCTCCGGACGACAGCCTGGAGCAGACCCTCTCGCCGGAGGAGGAGAGCGTCGGCGGACAAGCGGTCCTGAGCACCGGACACGTCGACATCGGACCCCGCTTCACCGACGGCACTTGGCGCATCGAGGCCCACGACGACTCGCGCACACCGCCCGTGTGGCGGCCCGTCGCGGACACCGTCACCCAGGTCGCCGACGCGGCGGTGCAGCAGGCCCCGGACGACCCGGCGTTCGGCTTCCTCGACGCCGAGCCCGGCAGCGACGTGTACGTCATCCCGCAGACGCAGGACCCGGACGTCGTCTGGCTCGGCTGGAACACCCAGGACCCGGAGGTCATGGAACGCGTCGACCGCGGAGTGACGCTGACGATGCACGGCGCCGAAGGGCCGGGCCACGTCTCCGTCTTCCTCCAGAACGGCGACCTCGGCGCGCCCGACGTGCTGTGGGACGGCGACGAGGACGGCGCGCAGGACCTGTGGGTCGACGTCAACACCCACACCCACGCCAACTGGGTCTTCACCGAACCGGGCGTGTACACGATCGACTTCGAGATGTCCGCCGACCTGGTCGGCGGCGAGCACGTGTCCGACCGTACGCTCATGCGGTTCGCGGTGGGCGACGGCACCGCCGTCGAGGACGCCTTCGCCGCCGGCACCGAGCCCGACACCACCACCGACGAGGAGTCACCCGCCGCCGGACCGGCCGGTGACCGGGACGCCACCACGGCCCAGGACGACGGCCCGTCGATGCGCACCACGCTGCTGCTGGTCGGCGCCGCCATGGTCATGCTGCTCCTTCTGGTCCTGCTCGCCGTCCTGCGGAGCCGGCGCGCCCGACGGCTCGCCGAGCGCGAGACCGCCCCGGACGCGGAGCGGGCACCGTGACGGCCGCCCTGTCCGTACGCGGCCTCGGCGTCGCCCTGGGCGGGCGGCCGGTGCTGCACGACGTCACCCTCGACGTCCGGCCGGGCGAGTTCGTGGGCCTCGTCGGCCCGAACGGCGCCGGCAAGACGACCCTGCTGCGCTCGGTCCTCGGCCTGGTCGGCCGCACCGGCGGGACCGTCGAGGTCGAGGGCGGCCCCGTCGCGCGCACGCGCCACCGGGTGGGCTACGTGCCGCAGCGCCACGAGTTCGCGTGGGACTTCCCCCTCAGCGTCGAGGAGGCGGTCGTGGCCGGCCGCGTCCGGCGCATCGGCTGGCTGCGCAGGCCGGGCGTCGCCGACTACCGCGCCGCCAGGCAGGCCCTGGAGCGGGTGGGCATGACCGCACTGCGCCGGCGCCCGGTCGGCCAGCTCTCCGGCGGACAGCGCCAACGGGTCCTCGTCGCCCGCGCGCTCGCCGTCGATCCGGGCGTCCTGCTCCTCGACGAGCCGTTCACCGGCCTCGACATCCCCACGCAGGAACTGCTGACCGACCTGTTCGCCGACCTCGGCCGGGAGGGCAGGGCACTGCTGATGACGACGCACGACCTCGTCGGCGCCATGCACACCTGCGACCGGCTGATCCTCGTCAACCGCACGGTCGTCGCCGCCGGCCGGCCGGACGAGCTGCGGGACGCCGACCTGTGGCGCGCCGCCTTCGGCATCAGGCCGGGCAGCCCCCTGCTCGCCGCGCTGGGGGTGGCGTGATGCTCTCCCTGCCCCAGTTCTTCGCCGACCTGTTCAACCCGGCCCTCTCGTTCCTCCCCAAGGCGCTGTTCGTCGCCCTGATGTCCTCGGCGGTCTGCGGCGTCATCGGCTGCTACGTCGTGCTGCGCGGCATGGCGTTCATCGGCGACGCCGTCTCGCACGCCGTCTTCCCCGGGCTCGCCGCCGCCTTCGTGCTCCAGGGCAACCTGGTGCTCGGCGGCTCGGTCGCCGGCGTGCTGACGGCCGTCGCGGTGGCCGTCTTCGCGCAGAACCGGCGGCTGCGGGAGGACAGCGTCATCGGCGTGTTCTTCGTGGCGGCGTTCGCCCTCGGCATCGTCATCATCAGCCGCTCCCCGGGCTACGCCGGCTCCCTGGAACAGTTCCTCTTCGGCTCCATCACCGGCATCCCCGACGAGGACATCTACGTCGTCGCCGTCTCCTCCGTGGTGCTCCTGTCGATCACCTTCCTGTTGCACAAGGAGTTCGTCGCCGTCACGCTGGACCGCGAGTCGGCCCGGGCGCTCGGCCTCCCCGTCTTCGTCCTCGACCTCGTGCTCTACGTGATGGTGTCGATGGCGGTCGTGGTCTCGGTGGGGATGATCGGCAACATCCTCGTGCTGGCGCTGCTGGTGACCCCCGCGGCTACGGCGCGCCTGCTCACCGACCGGATCGGCGTGATGATGTGTCTGGCCCCGCTGATCGGCGGGTTCTCGGCCTTCACCGGCCTCTACCTCTCCTGGAGCGTCGACCTGCCCACCGGCGGCACGATCGTGCTCGTCGCCACCTGCGTCTTCCTCCTGGCCTGGCTGCTGGCCCCCGGCACGGCCTCTGCGCCCGCCTGCTCGTGCGGCTGCGTCCTCCGCGCGCCACCGGCGACGAGGTGCCGGCGACGGCCGGCGGCTGAGCGCGCGGCACGCCGAAGCGAGGGGGTCCCCGCCTGCGGGCGGGGACCCCCTCTTCCTTCAGCCGGACCCGGCGGAGCGCCGTGGGCTCAGTCCGGTCCGCCGGCGCGGCGCCACCGCCCGCGCGCGGCGAGGGCCGCCGCCCCCGCCAGCGTGAGCAGGGCCGCCGCACCGGCCGGAACCAGCAGGCCGGAGCCCGTGCTCGCGAGTGATCCGCCACCCGCCGGGTCACCACCGGTTCCCCCGCTGTCCCCGCCCGAGGCCGTCTGCCCGGCGGACGTGCCGCCGGCCGGGGACGGGGACGCCGTGTCGTCCGGCGCACCCGGCTCCGACGGGTCCGTCGGCCCCCCGGCGTCCCCGGGCGTTCCGGAATCCGCCGGGTCGTCCGGGGCGCCGGGGGTGTCCGGCCCGCCCGGCTCACCGGACCCCGCCGCGTCGGCGCAGGTCTCGGTCAGCGTCGTGGCGTCGTGCTCGAACATCGCGCCGGACGAGCGGAAGAACGGGTACGCGTCATCGCTCCTGACGGCGGAGTCGGCGGGGTCGAGCGGTCCGTCGACGACCAGCGTCAGGAGATGGTCGTCGGAGACCTCCGTGCCGTCCGGGAGGACGGCGCTCCACCGCATGGCGACGCAGTACCTGCCCGGGGCGGTCGCCGCCCACTCGTGGGTCGTGGTCTCCGCGCCGGGGATCAGGGAGTGGCTCCCGATCCCCTCGGCGGTGTCGAACACGACCCCCTGCCGGTAGGCCGAGAGCGAGAGGTCGCCCGGCCCGCCGACGTCCGTGATCTCCCACCGCACGCCGCCGTCCACCCCGCCGGCCGGCACGCCCGTGGCGTCCCACTCCAGGTACGGATTGGTGAACCGGGAGGCGTCGGGACCGCCCGCGCTGAACTCGTACGGCCGCGCTTCCCCGGCGCGCTGGTGGAAGATCACGTCGTCGATGTCGCTGGTGAACCCGGGCGACGCGGCGTACGGGTCCTCGTGGCGGAATCCGACCGACAGCGCCCCGTCCTCCAGCCGGGCGGCGAGCGTGTTCATGCCGCCCTCGATCAGGACCGGGGACGCGTCGGGGCCGGCGACGAGGGGCTTCGGGCCGGAGACGGGATACTCCTGGGTCCCGCCGCACGAGCCGATGTCCTCGGGTACGTCCCCACGGCCCAGGTGAGTTGGCGGCTGTCCTGGGACAGCGTGCCGTCGGGCAGGCGGGCCTGCACCGTGAAGGCCATGCAGTAGACGCCGGCGGCGGTGAAGGTCCAGTTGAAGTGCGCGTGCGAGTCGAGGTACCAGGTGTAGCCGCCCGGCAGCCCCGTGCGGGTGCTGTACAGGATGCCGGCCTTGCCGAGCAGGGCGGCCTCCTGGAACCACAGGACGGCGTCGCCGGGCGCCTCGGCACCTCCGGGGCCGGTGACGGCGTCGAGCCGTACGCTCACCGGTGCCTGCGGCATGCCGTCGAGGGTCGGGGACTCGGTGGAGGCGCCGACCCAGGGGGTCGTGCCGTCGGAGCGGCCGTCCTGCGGGCTGTTCCACACGGTTCGGCCGGGATCCGCGATGAACGAGTAGTCCGCGTCATCGGTGTACGTGTCGGGCAGGCGCAGTTGCGTCTCCTGGCCGCTGTGCAGGACGAAGTCGTCCCAGTCCAGGGTGCCCAGCGTCTGGTGACGGGCACGCAGGGCGAGGTGCCCGGTGCCGTCGTCGGCGACGTCGAGTTCGGGGTAGAGGGCGTCGACGTGGCCGTTCTCGATCACCGTGATTCCGGGGTCCTGGCCATCGCCCGGCTCCTCCGGCTCTTCGGGCTCCTCCGGTTCCCCGGGGTCGTCTCCGCCACCCGGTTCCTCCGGTCCCTCCGGGACACCGGGCGTATCGGCCGCCGTGCCGCAGGGCGCGTCGTCGGCCACCGTGTCGCCGACGGCGAAGCGCACCTCCTGGCTCACGGTCTCCGCACCGCGTGCGGCGGTGAAGGTGACGCAGTACATGCCCTCGGCGGTGAACCTGCTGACACCGTCCCTGAACTGCGAGGACACCGAGTACGTCGTCGTGGACCCCTGCGCGGAGCCGTCGGAGCGCACGCCCGTCCCGAACTGGTACCGGCCGTCCTCCCGGGGCGGCGCCGACGCCTCGTTCCCGTTGCCGACCCGGTAGTGCGCGAACGACCCGGGCGCCGTGATGCCGCTCACCCCGAAGGTGACGGGCGCGGCGGCGGTGGCCGTCGGGTAGACGCGGAACGAGGGGCCGACCGCCGCGCCGTCCGGTGCGGCGGCGTTGGCCGTCGTCCAGCCGGCCGCGCCGGCCGTCCCGAGCCAGGCGTAGGCCGGGTCGTCCGGGTCGGGCAGGGCGCTCCGGTTCGCCGACGGCACGCGCAGGGTGGGCAGGGCGTCCACGGGGACTCCGTCGGCCAGCGGCTGCACCGCGAAGGCGCCACTGGCCGGGGCGTAGACCTGGAGGGCGAAGTCGCCCTGCGCGGCGGCGTCACCGCCGGTCTCCGCGGCGGGGACGGCGGCGGCGGTGCTCGCGCCGATGAGCAGTGCGGCGAGGAGCGGCGCGAGGAAGCGCGCGTGACGGATGGTGCGGGGCGTTCGTCTCATCTCTCAGCTCTCTGGTCCGTGCGCCGACGGCGTCGGCCGGTGCGCGCCGTCCGGCGCGAACGGCGGGAGGGGCGGGACCGCGCCGACGCGGTCCCGCCCCCTGCCCGTCCGGGAGGCCGGGTCGGTCACTCGATCACGAAGGCGCGCGGCGTGATGGTGTCGAGCAGGACGCCGTCCGCGTACACGTCGAAGGACAGCGCATAGGAGCCGCCCGTCGCCGGACCCTCGAACGTCCACACGGCGTGCTGGTGGCTGCCGGGGGAGAGGGCGATGCGGCCGGAGTCCGCCGTCGAGGTGGCGCCCGAACCGGAGGTCGCGACGGTCACGTCACCGGGGTTGGCGCCGGAGGCGGCCCTGACGTCTATCTCGACGGAGGGAGCGTTCTCGGCGCCGACGCAGGCGCCCTCCTCGTCGTAGGAGAAGCCCACGAACGGCAGGCCCTCCTCGACGATCGAGCTGTCCGAGACGACGTAGGCGCCCGCGGAGTAGGTCAGGCCGGCTTCGCCGATCGTGTGGACGAACGCGTAGTCGCCGATGTCGTCCACGCCGTCCGTGTTCCCCGGCGCGACGTGCTCGGAGGGGGAGTTCCCGTCGATGTGCGTGCCCACCTCGAGCAGCGCGTCGCCGCCGTCGAGCTCGCACTCGACCTCGGTCAGGTCGACGTGCCCGCTGGAGACGCTCTTCAGCGGGTCGAGCGCGTAGGCCGAGGACGCGGTGGCCACCCCGATGAGGGCTGCCGCGCCCAGGGTGCCGGCGATGGTGAGGGCTGTGGCGGCTTTCATGACGCATCTCCTGTCTGGACCGGCCCGCCGCGCCGTGGAGGCGGGCGTGGCCATGCTGCGGCGCGGCGGCCGGGTGACACCCGCCGCGTCTGTTGAAAGTGATTATCAACATCAGAACTGACCGGCTGTCAATCCTCGTCCACGAACCGTGCATCCCCGGCCGGAGGGGGGTGGGGGTTGAAACGAAAACGACATTCATTACCATCGTGGTGGGTGCTCGCCCCCGAGCGCCAGGGAAAGGAACCTCATGCATCACTCCGTGAGACGACGGCGCATCGGTCGCACGACCCTCGCCGCCGGGCTGATCGGCGCGCTCGCGGCCATCACGCCCACGACACAGGCCGCCGCCCACGACCCCGCCGAGGGACGGGAGCTGCTCGGCGCCGGAGTCCATGTCGACGCGGTCTACCCCGAGATCGAGGACGGCCGGCTCGACGTGCGGACGCTCACGCCCGACGGTGTGGTGGACCCGGACGACGTCGCGCTCCACATACCGGACACCGAGACCTCGCACGTGACCCTCCCCGAGGGCTACGACTTCCTCGGCCCCGAGGGAACGGAGGCGTGGACCTCGACCGAGGTGCAGGACCCGTCGGTCGTCTGGCCCGGCTGGTCGTTCGAGGGCATCGGGCAGGGAGTGCTGCAGGGCACCGTCAAGGTCAGCTACGCGGGTTTCAGCTACGCCGGTGAGGCGGACGAGCCCCGCTTCGCGGTCACCCAGCCCGGCGGTTTCGACGGCAGCAAGGTGAGCCGCCTGTTCGTGCCCGGATCGACGTTCACCTCCGTCACCGGCGAGGCCGGTTCGCACACGCACGCCACCTGGACGTTCACCGAACAGGGCACGTACGACATCGACTTCACCGTCGATGTGACGCTCGCGGACGGCACCCCGCTCTCCGACGACACGACCGTCCGCTTCATCGTCGGCGAACCCGCCGAGACCGCGACGGCACCCGTCCGGCAGACCGACCCGGAGCCCGCCGACACCGTCGAGGGGCTGACGCTCGTCCCGGACAAGGTGGACGCCGAGTACTTCGTCGGACAGACCGTGAACCTGACCGCCCTGTCACCCGACGCGGCGGAGACGGACACCTACCGGTGGTACACGGTCGACCCGGAGACGGGGGAGGCGTCCCCGGACGACTCCCAGGACGCCCCGGTGTTCACGACGAAGCCCGTCCGGGACCTCGACGGCACGGCCGTGTACGCGGAACGCATCGCCGCCGACGGCACGGTGGCCGAGACCTCGGACCCGGTGACGCTCCGGGTGCGGGCGCTTCCACCCACCACGGCGCTCACCGTGACGCCCGACCGGGACACCTACGAGGCGGGCGACACGGCGCACTTCACCTCGGCGCAGAACCCCCCGACCGACGACGAGCACTACCACTGGTACCTCAGGCCGGCCGGTGAGGAGTCCTACGAGTGGATCCCCGAGTCGCGCCTCGCCGACCAGGACCTGGAGATCACCCCCGAACTCGACGGCGCCATGATCACCGCGCGGCTCTTCGACGCCGGCCACGCCGTCCTCGCCGAGTCGCCGCCGATCCGGATCTCCGTGCCGGGCGGTGACGCCGCCCCGGCCGCGACGGTCGAGGTGCGCGCGGAGCGGGACGACTACGCCGTGGGCGACACCGCGTCGTTCACCGCCGAGACCTCGGAGCCGGGGGCGGAGATCGAGTGGTCCGTGCGCAAGAGCGGCGAGAACGGGTTCACCGTCCTGGACGGTGCGGACGGGACCACGCTGGACCAGGTCGTCGACGCCGGGTGGAACGGCGCGGAGGTCCGTGCCGTCGTGCGCGGCGACGGCGGTGAGGCGATCGCCGAGTCGAGCGCGGCGGCGCTCGCGGTCTCGGAGGAGACCGGGACGGCCGACGCGGAAACGGACGGCGACGCCGCCGACGACGCGTCCGGCGGCACCCGGATGGCCCTGATCACCG
Proteins encoded:
- a CDS encoding GTP-binding protein: MLPVVIVGGLHADARRTVVETLLRAVPTGAALHHDLSTATGGSVTRTVRDAHGVLDRGEAPLVNNCPCCALREDLLPEVERLAAGGLCRLAVVELWDSVEPESVVDVITRHAGEGISLVGVVTAVDPALVLPYLANGDDLADVGLAAARGDRRTVGDTSARQLEYATVLALVDGGETADASDHALLSQLHPTARTVGVTVPEALLRAATAGFDATAAAARLHPATALLPQERDERGVTTYVWRSRRPFHPGRLYAALEDLACAAVRSRGRFWLADRPGTLLSWDAAGGALCVNDAGLWLVASPDEAWQRVPAARRAAAALDWHPEHGDREQHLVFVSPGLDTDGLATVLESCLLTEAEYAAGPGSWARIGSGFDRLLTPVP
- a CDS encoding choice-of-anchor M domain-containing protein, with the protein product MGIRTRPGWRSAVVCGLAAALAAGTVGAARADSEGETPLVLERGHIDAFDVAADGDRLLLQLKEDVTGSGVVHDPEDVVLKVGEHAWASGIADIYPGAPEAYVLPLTQDPDLIWPGWDTNGVAGSDYTDVTIDIEDVTGPGTVHLYSLSVFGEPVSLLDGGGYELPGAVRQKQPSHTHAQWSFSDAGEYTLTVRAVATDPDSGDSITSGTETYTFAVGDYEEPGTASLTLDGLAEQYRPGDTVELTAVPDGATDAGAYHWYTREPGGEWVRDDTATGPEYGFRVDEEDDGRQVHARLDDAEGNEIATSPAVTVRVSADDDPPSGDPPTDEPTDDAPPATAPATPTTPPADDGTEPAPDDSGQQDDDTGGDTGTPSAAQEPTDPKCYPVEESGDADGSGTEGGAAERLVLDHGHIDAFDVAEDGGELVLTLKEDVTGADVVHEPGDVVLHVKPEALVDTIPAGYPGSPTGYLLPLTQDPDLIWPGWDTNGVAGGDHTDVSITVTEVEGPGQVFLYSTTTFGGASSLLEGGGYELPGTVREETPAHTHAQWTFSEEGEYTLSVRAVATDPDSGESISSSTETYTFAVGDLPEDTGTPVADDTQDTVAGRTADGEECDPGTDPAADSGPGGSLASTGSGIGPSALALCGALLVTGAAAVTFARRRRAARG
- a CDS encoding anchored repeat ABC transporter, substrate-binding protein, which gives rise to MRHAHRRATTALALAGTTALLASGCGAVTATEDDGRLDVVTTTGILADLARNVGGDLVDVRSLVPEGGDPHAYEPSLRDVRDIVYADAAFSNYLLLEEQNLIRAVDANLPDGVPNVSLAERAGQYAAEIIPLVENPNLDTIWLGLRVRGTGETLGADRSSEVRLKATGLSGPGDVVGYVTETFGEPNVFFDSSDGFDEGDGYQDDSALLPPDAHTHMSWAFTEPGTYRLSVAAELVTGPGERPVALGSTTITFAVGVDPHALPGMADATVLGSGHADVTVDLDPDDPDLPLYLYADPAGGGDLRQETYAADSTVIEVPGKALTEVPGDPAFRMLGRPGDDIHQLPQAVLGSHVHGEIDPHLWQNVRNAMAYVKVIRDTLIEIDPDNAVAYRANADTYLDELTGLDAYVARTIGEIPPSQRYLVTTHDAFGYLGDAYGVTIAGFVTPNPATEPSLAERRRLSETIANLRVRAVFLEPNLASRSSTLTQVADEQGVQVCTIYGDSFDEDVGSYVEMMRANADSLRACLA
- a CDS encoding choice-of-anchor M domain-containing protein — translated: MPIRTARPRARHPRGRRTAPAAGSLRRALPAAVLLALAPGTALAATEDPTAPAAPDDSLEQTLSPEEESVGGQAVLSTGHVDIGPRFTDGTWRIEAHDDSRTPPVWRPVADTVTQVADAAVQQAPDDPAFGFLDAEPGSDVYVIPQTQDPDVVWLGWNTQDPEVMERVDRGVTLTMHGAEGPGHVSVFLQNGDLGAPDVLWDGDEDGAQDLWVDVNTHTHANWVFTEPGVYTIDFEMSADLVGGEHVSDRTLMRFAVGDGTAVEDAFAAGTEPDTTTDEESPAAGPAGDRDATTAQDDGPSMRTTLLLVGAAMVMLLLLVLLAVLRSRRARRLAERETAPDAERAP
- a CDS encoding anchored repeat-type ABC transporter ATP-binding subunit; translation: MTAALSVRGLGVALGGRPVLHDVTLDVRPGEFVGLVGPNGAGKTTLLRSVLGLVGRTGGTVEVEGGPVARTRHRVGYVPQRHEFAWDFPLSVEEAVVAGRVRRIGWLRRPGVADYRAARQALERVGMTALRRRPVGQLSGGQRQRVLVARALAVDPGVLLLDEPFTGLDIPTQELLTDLFADLGREGRALLMTTHDLVGAMHTCDRLILVNRTVVAAGRPDELRDADLWRAAFGIRPGSPLLAALGVA
- a CDS encoding anchored repeat-type ABC transporter permease subunit; its protein translation is MLSLPQFFADLFNPALSFLPKALFVALMSSAVCGVIGCYVVLRGMAFIGDAVSHAVFPGLAAAFVLQGNLVLGGSVAGVLTAVAVAVFAQNRRLREDSVIGVFFVAAFALGIVIISRSPGYAGSLEQFLFGSITGIPDEDIYVVAVSSVVLLSITFLLHKEFVAVTLDRESARALGLPVFVLDLVLYVMVSMAVVVSVGMIGNILVLALLVTPAATARLLTDRIGVMMCLAPLIGGFSAFTGLYLSWSVDLPTGGTIVLVATCVFLLAWLLAPGTASAPACSCGCVLRAPPATRCRRRPAAERAARRSEGVPACGRGPPLPSAGPGGAPWAQSGPPARRHRPRAARAAAPASVSRAAAPAGTSRPEPVLASDPPPAGSPPVPPLSPPEAVCPADVPPAGDGDAVSSGAPGSDGSVGPPASPGVPESAGSSGAPGVSGPPGSPDPAASAQVSVSVVASCSNIAPDERKNGYASSLLTAESAGSSGPSTTSVRRWSSETSVPSGRTALHRMATQYLPGAVAAHSWVVVSAPGIREWLPIPSAVSNTTPCR